One genomic segment of Nocardia spumae includes these proteins:
- a CDS encoding lipase family protein produces the protein MTVRGRSRPLRPDVDPFYRAPRDVDRLVAGAIVRTRVVEVAAFGIVPVRVSAWQLLYRTSDLNGVAEVAVTTVLLPRDCAPRRPLVSFHCAIDAVAPQCFPSYALRRGARALGAIPQLELPLIAAALAQGWVVSVPDHGGTEGRFGVAREPGHRALDAVRAALNFVPLGLNSHTPVALWGYSGGGLATAWAAELAESHAPELDIVGAVAGSPVGDPGAAFARLNGTVFAGFAMVFTAGLRRGYPQLDAALRERLDPRYLALLAEAEETATIPLLARLARRDVSRHTEGGLLEFLRSPPLPGILDDILPGRRAPRMPLLVVQGVHDEVIAVDDVDALVRRYAEAGSDIGYLRDRLSTHLPLEFLAVPVMVDWLADRFAGRPTAPRTRTVWSVAISRRALASHRRLAALSVRLLLGRRIPGASAVAAPVAGIDAGPPVTRSEARSRP, from the coding sequence GTGACCGTGCGGGGGCGTAGCCGGCCGCTGCGGCCCGATGTCGATCCGTTCTACCGGGCCCCGCGCGATGTCGACCGCTTGGTGGCGGGCGCCATCGTGCGCACCCGGGTGGTGGAGGTGGCCGCCTTCGGGATCGTGCCGGTGCGGGTTTCGGCGTGGCAGCTGCTGTACCGCACCAGCGATCTGAACGGGGTGGCCGAGGTGGCGGTCACCACGGTGCTGCTCCCTCGGGACTGTGCCCCGCGTCGTCCGCTCGTCTCGTTCCACTGCGCGATCGATGCGGTGGCGCCCCAGTGCTTTCCGTCCTACGCCCTGCGGCGCGGCGCCCGCGCACTCGGTGCCATTCCGCAACTGGAACTGCCGTTGATCGCGGCGGCGCTCGCCCAGGGCTGGGTGGTGTCGGTCCCCGATCACGGCGGCACCGAAGGGCGTTTCGGGGTCGCGCGGGAGCCCGGGCATCGAGCCCTCGACGCGGTGCGCGCGGCGTTGAATTTCGTTCCGCTGGGTCTGAATTCGCACACTCCGGTCGCGCTGTGGGGCTATTCGGGTGGCGGTCTGGCCACGGCGTGGGCGGCGGAGCTGGCCGAATCCCATGCGCCCGAGCTCGATATCGTCGGCGCCGTCGCCGGATCGCCGGTAGGTGATCCGGGTGCGGCGTTCGCGCGCTTGAACGGCACCGTGTTCGCCGGATTCGCCATGGTCTTCACCGCTGGGTTGCGCCGCGGCTATCCGCAGCTGGATGCGGCCCTGCGGGAGCGCCTGGATCCGCGATATCTGGCGTTGCTCGCCGAAGCCGAAGAGACGGCGACGATTCCGCTGCTGGCACGCCTGGCCCGCCGCGATGTGAGCCGACATACAGAAGGCGGGCTCTTGGAATTTCTGCGCAGTCCACCGCTGCCCGGGATACTGGACGACATCCTGCCGGGCCGCCGCGCACCGCGCATGCCGTTGCTGGTCGTCCAGGGCGTTCACGACGAGGTGATCGCGGTCGACGATGTGGACGCGCTGGTGCGCCGCTACGCCGAGGCCGGTTCGGATATCGGTTATCTGCGTGATCGGCTCAGCACCCATCTGCCGCTGGAGTTCCTGGCCGTCCCGGTCATGGTCGACTGGCTCGCCGACCGTTTCGCCGGTCGGCCGACGGCGCCGCGGACGCGGACCGTGTGGTCGGTGGCGATCTCGCGGCGTGCGCTGGCGAGTCATCGGCGGTTGGCGGCGCTGAGCGTGCGGCTGCTCCTCGGTCGCCGGATTCCGGGCGCGTCGGCCGTGGCGGCGCCGGTCGCCGGCATCGATGCCGGACCGCCGGTGACACGGTCCGAGGCCCGGTCGCGACCGTGA
- a CDS encoding class I SAM-dependent methyltransferase → MLEVDDVLGRLRRYPDVEAVNLYAVDAADRLILDTAADALAAADDGRVAVVDDGYGALTLGAAVAHGLRDIRVHQDLLTGEQALAHNARAAGLTDRYRAYELGPELLDGVTVVLLRLPRMLPGLAEIAEAIARYADPEVVVIAGGRDKYLTPAMNDVLAEYFSGVQASRGRQKSRTITATGPKPPGAPRFPVREQLGELALEVVAHGAAFSGPRLDIGTRFLLEHLNRMKPDAREAIDLGCGTGILATALAKARPHITVVGTDQSAAAVASARATAAANGVGDRVTVVRDDVMAAIGDRSADLVLCNPPFHVGAAVHTGSAIKMFSETGRVLRPGGELWTVYNTHLNYRGVMDRLVGRTDVVGRNRKFTVTRSVCGLRSARQE, encoded by the coding sequence ATGCTGGAGGTCGACGACGTACTGGGCCGATTGCGGCGATATCCGGATGTGGAGGCGGTGAACCTGTACGCGGTCGATGCCGCTGACCGCCTGATTCTCGATACCGCTGCCGACGCACTGGCCGCCGCGGACGACGGCCGGGTGGCGGTCGTCGACGACGGCTACGGCGCACTCACCCTCGGCGCGGCCGTGGCGCACGGACTGCGCGATATCCGGGTCCACCAGGACCTGCTCACCGGCGAACAGGCGCTGGCCCACAATGCCCGGGCCGCCGGTCTCACCGACCGCTACCGTGCGTACGAGCTGGGGCCGGAATTGCTCGACGGCGTCACCGTGGTGCTGCTGCGGCTGCCGCGGATGCTGCCGGGCCTGGCCGAAATCGCCGAGGCCATCGCCCGTTACGCCGATCCCGAGGTCGTCGTGATCGCCGGCGGGCGAGACAAGTATCTGACCCCGGCGATGAACGATGTGCTGGCGGAATACTTCTCCGGTGTCCAGGCCAGCCGCGGCCGGCAGAAATCCCGGACCATCACCGCGACCGGGCCGAAGCCGCCGGGAGCGCCGCGCTTTCCGGTGCGCGAACAACTCGGTGAACTCGCGCTGGAGGTGGTCGCGCACGGTGCCGCGTTCTCCGGCCCGCGGCTGGATATCGGCACCCGGTTCCTGCTCGAACACCTCAACCGGATGAAGCCCGATGCCCGAGAGGCCATCGATCTCGGCTGTGGCACCGGCATTCTGGCCACCGCGCTGGCCAAGGCGCGCCCGCACATCACGGTGGTCGGCACCGATCAGTCGGCGGCGGCGGTGGCCTCGGCTCGCGCCACCGCCGCCGCCAACGGTGTGGGCGACCGGGTCACGGTGGTGCGCGACGACGTGATGGCCGCGATCGGTGACCGCAGTGCCGACCTCGTGCTGTGCAACCCCCCTTTCCATGTCGGCGCGGCGGTGCACACCGGGTCGGCGATCAAGATGTTCTCCGAGACCGGTCGGGTGCTGCGCCCGGGCGGCGAGCTGTGGACGGTCTACAACACCCACCTGAACTATCGCGGCGTCATGGACCGTCTGGTCGGCCGGACCGACGTCGTCGGCCGTAATCGCAAATTCACCGTGACTCGGTCCGTGTGTGGCCTGCGCAGCGCCCGGCAGGAGTAG
- a CDS encoding glutaredoxin family protein: MTDLTPADRLVPVTVYGRPGCQQCKQTTRKLDKANVPYTYVDVDDDAVAGALVDIYAARNPGPKSLPLVVVGDVYWFGFRHERIARLADIHHTAPDISGLDQAAAQYLEGAKADA, from the coding sequence ATGACTGACCTCACCCCCGCCGACCGACTGGTCCCCGTCACCGTCTATGGACGCCCCGGCTGCCAGCAGTGCAAGCAGACCACCCGCAAGCTCGACAAAGCCAACGTCCCCTACACCTACGTCGATGTGGACGATGACGCGGTCGCCGGCGCCCTGGTCGACATCTACGCCGCCAGGAACCCCGGCCCGAAATCCCTGCCCCTCGTCGTGGTGGGCGATGTGTATTGGTTCGGGTTCCGGCATGAGCGGATCGCTCGCCTCGCCGACATCCACCACACCGCGCCGGACATCTCGGGCCTGGATCAGGCTGCCGCGCAATACCTCGAGGGAGCCAAGGCCGATGCCTGA
- a CDS encoding DUF4326 domain-containing protein: protein MPERIQRRRARGWRMPEGALYVGRPTKWGNPFTPDNYRFCTSAGERPATIAECVALYRAHLTCDDPRCLDVHGDGSGVMEHSWTAGLDVTELRGKDLACWCPLEDEHGNRVPCHADVLVELANAEATA, encoded by the coding sequence ATGCCTGAGCGGATTCAGCGCCGACGCGCCCGCGGATGGCGAATGCCGGAAGGAGCTTTGTACGTTGGCCGTCCGACGAAATGGGGAAACCCATTCACGCCCGACAACTACCGCTTCTGCACCTCGGCCGGCGAGCGCCCGGCCACGATCGCCGAATGCGTCGCCCTCTATCGGGCGCATCTGACGTGCGACGACCCGAGATGCCTGGACGTGCACGGGGACGGTTCGGGCGTGATGGAACATTCCTGGACGGCCGGGCTGGATGTGACGGAGCTGCGCGGGAAGGACCTGGCCTGCTGGTGTCCGCTCGAAGATGAGCACGGCAACCGCGTCCCCTGCCATGCCGATGTCCTGGTCGAGCTCGCGAATGCGGAGGCGACCGCGTGA
- a CDS encoding DUF6153 family protein: MPASSRLPQAPGYVRVLGLLTLMIGIIVMHAVVFSTGHAMAGPHTASISASATEHPSSALPDTTAPAHSAMLGASAPAAPPHATGGSDCDGCTPHGGMHACVFVLVALALALGLAVIAWIGAEAMSGANGRIRVASRRRDRPPPWTVLSLAELTILRI, from the coding sequence GTGCCCGCATCGAGTCGGCTTCCGCAGGCGCCCGGATACGTCCGGGTGCTCGGCCTGCTGACCCTGATGATCGGCATCATCGTCATGCATGCGGTCGTCTTCTCGACCGGCCACGCGATGGCCGGCCCGCACACCGCCTCGATATCCGCGAGCGCGACCGAACACCCCTCCTCCGCACTGCCGGACACGACTGCGCCGGCACATTCCGCCATGCTCGGGGCGTCCGCTCCGGCGGCTCCCCCGCACGCCACCGGCGGTTCCGATTGCGACGGCTGCACTCCGCACGGCGGTATGCACGCCTGCGTCTTCGTCCTGGTGGCCTTGGCCCTGGCGCTCGGGCTCGCCGTGATCGCGTGGATCGGCGCCGAGGCGATGTCCGGCGCGAACGGCCGCATCCGGGTCGCATCGCGGCGTCGTGATCGCCCACCCCCGTGGACGGTTCTCTCCCTGGCCGAACTGACGATTCTGCGGATCTGA
- a CDS encoding helix-turn-helix domain-containing protein, protein MEVLVLKPEDRYEWERIIRRLSIPSQQKFLALMLATYADPDGSRVHPGVDRLARVMGVTDRTVKRSLAELRSLGLVELVKQGNRWAHKADEYRLTTPVDLMSLSMLGPDELP, encoded by the coding sequence ATGGAGGTTCTCGTGCTCAAGCCAGAGGATCGCTACGAGTGGGAGCGCATCATTCGCCGCCTGTCCATCCCGTCGCAGCAGAAGTTCCTCGCGCTGATGTTGGCGACGTACGCCGATCCGGATGGGTCGCGGGTTCATCCGGGTGTGGATCGGTTGGCGCGCGTGATGGGCGTGACCGATCGGACGGTGAAGCGGTCGCTGGCGGAGTTGCGGTCGCTGGGGCTGGTGGAGTTGGTGAAGCAGGGGAATCGGTGGGCGCACAAGGCCGACGAGTACCGGCTGACGACGCCTGTGGATTTGATGTCTCTGTCGATGTTGGGGCCGGACGAGTTGCCGTAG
- a CDS encoding DNA cytosine methyltransferase yields MRIGSLFSGAGGLDLAALELFDGAGMAWHSEVDPAASKVLAHHWPDVPNLGDIERVGLSHTDEEWAAIKRAQARALSAGYEYDMPEPDWSAVEPVDVLTGGFPCQDVSLAGRRAGLTSESSISGRSHDAEAGAGHGAVGPIRDGGAVVSGPVKVSPRRRADISPGVRRRVYERDDWTCQYCERRIEPSTPNQANGRNAPVDMSSGKPVWLELDHKTPRALGGNNSFDNLRAACSPCNRRKSDSTQAVDWELRAARAMEILTTRPANQGSVLAAARALLGVTPSPESGDEFVIEGVS; encoded by the coding sequence ATGAGGATCGGATCACTGTTTTCCGGCGCGGGCGGCTTGGATTTGGCCGCGCTCGAGTTGTTCGACGGCGCGGGTATGGCGTGGCATTCGGAGGTTGATCCAGCCGCATCAAAGGTGCTCGCGCATCACTGGCCGGACGTGCCGAACCTCGGTGATATCGAGCGTGTCGGGCTCTCCCACACCGACGAGGAATGGGCCGCGATCAAGCGCGCGCAGGCCCGGGCGCTGTCAGCTGGATACGAGTACGACATGCCCGAGCCGGACTGGTCGGCCGTTGAACCGGTCGACGTTCTCACTGGCGGGTTCCCGTGCCAGGACGTCTCGCTTGCTGGCCGCCGCGCCGGTCTCACTAGTGAATCCTCGATTTCGGGGAGGTCTCATGATGCGGAAGCTGGAGCCGGCCACGGTGCCGTCGGACCAATACGTGATGGAGGTGCCGTCGTGAGCGGACCTGTGAAGGTATCCCCCCGCCGGCGGGCTGACATATCGCCGGGTGTGCGGCGCCGTGTCTACGAGCGCGACGACTGGACGTGCCAGTACTGCGAGCGGCGTATCGAACCCTCCACGCCGAACCAGGCGAACGGGCGGAACGCTCCGGTCGACATGTCCTCCGGCAAACCGGTGTGGCTCGAGCTGGACCACAAGACCCCGCGGGCCCTGGGCGGCAACAACTCTTTCGACAACCTCCGTGCGGCTTGCTCGCCATGCAACCGGCGCAAGAGCGACTCCACGCAGGCGGTCGATTGGGAACTCCGGGCTGCTCGTGCCATGGAGATCTTGACGACGCGGCCGGCCAACCAGGGGAGCGTGCTGGCGGCGGCACGGGCGCTACTCGGTGTCACGCCGTCGCCGGAATCGGGGGATGAATTCGTGATCGAGGGGGTGTCGTGA
- a CDS encoding DUF6221 family protein yields MSAIEEFIEARIAEDEQTARTAGERAMKWRSYDGAVSGGPFEPADPEWGIEESGTHTIVYDEGWPLKSEAAHIARMDPERAVREVDGKRAIVAECASILEVDGWEYTDAPNLAWLTLYGLAAAWADHPDYDQDWALVDAEEKS; encoded by the coding sequence ATGAGCGCGATCGAGGAGTTCATCGAGGCACGCATCGCCGAGGACGAGCAGACTGCCCGCACGGCTGGTGAACGCGCGATGAAGTGGCGGTCGTACGACGGCGCTGTGAGCGGTGGCCCGTTCGAGCCTGCCGATCCGGAGTGGGGGATCGAGGAATCCGGTACACACACCATCGTCTACGACGAAGGCTGGCCGTTGAAGTCGGAGGCTGCCCACATTGCGCGCATGGATCCCGAGCGCGCGGTGCGTGAGGTGGACGGCAAGCGCGCGATCGTCGCCGAGTGCGCCAGCATCCTCGAGGTGGACGGTTGGGAGTACACGGACGCCCCGAACCTGGCCTGGCTCACGCTCTACGGCCTCGCGGCGGCGTGGGCTGATCATCCTGACTACGACCAGGATTGGGCGCTCGTGGACGCCGAGGAGAAGTCGTGA
- a CDS encoding WhiB family transcriptional regulator — translation MSETVMPACRVSGYDPDVWYPDRADTKTADTARGVCKQCSISSWCIRDALQRGERFGIHGGFNLADDAEWKLAKKLHGGQMLMPAVARPVRIRREIVCADCGLTFETRRTGAVKCPQCVQGLVPIGPTREKVRELRAAGWTSNQIAAAAGVAPSSVRGIDYKVERDWVLRDTERRILAIQIPVVA, via the coding sequence ATGAGCGAGACCGTGATGCCGGCGTGCCGGGTGTCGGGATACGACCCGGACGTCTGGTACCCAGACCGGGCAGACACGAAGACCGCGGACACCGCCCGCGGGGTGTGCAAGCAGTGCAGCATCAGCAGCTGGTGTATCAGAGACGCCCTGCAGCGGGGCGAGAGATTCGGCATTCATGGCGGATTCAACCTCGCCGATGACGCTGAGTGGAAGCTGGCGAAGAAGCTTCACGGCGGCCAGATGCTCATGCCTGCGGTCGCCCGGCCTGTCCGTATCCGTCGAGAGATTGTTTGCGCTGACTGCGGCCTCACGTTCGAGACGCGCCGCACCGGTGCGGTGAAGTGTCCGCAGTGCGTGCAGGGTCTTGTGCCGATCGGCCCGACGCGGGAGAAGGTGCGCGAGTTGCGCGCGGCCGGCTGGACGTCCAACCAGATCGCCGCGGCCGCGGGCGTCGCGCCGTCGTCAGTGCGGGGGATCGACTACAAGGTCGAGCGGGACTGGGTCCTGCGAGACACCGAGCGGCGGATCCTGGCGATCCAGATTCCGGTGGTGGCGTGA
- a CDS encoding helix-turn-helix domain-containing protein — MDQEALDALAAAINTATGDKLRGLRAEKRVTRDELKRRTGLGLSTIRRFENGEGSPTLTQLAKILHALDTSMGDFAEMALKDLPSPK, encoded by the coding sequence ATGGACCAGGAAGCCCTAGACGCACTCGCCGCAGCGATCAACACCGCCACCGGCGATAAGCTGCGAGGACTCCGCGCGGAGAAGCGGGTCACCCGCGATGAGTTGAAGCGACGGACCGGTCTCGGCCTCAGCACCATCCGACGGTTCGAGAACGGGGAGGGCTCACCGACCCTCACCCAACTCGCGAAGATCCTTCACGCCCTGGACACGTCCATGGGAGACTTTGCCGAGATGGCCCTAAAGGACCTTCCCAGCCCGAAATAG
- a CDS encoding helix-turn-helix domain-containing protein, with protein sequence MNQLDKAASESVLRAMAEAGISLEELAPLIGMHEKTLLKRLTQGPWRLVELWTIAQVIGCSPRSLVTGEVAA encoded by the coding sequence ATGAATCAGCTCGACAAGGCCGCATCGGAGAGCGTACTCCGGGCGATGGCCGAAGCTGGCATAAGTCTCGAAGAGCTCGCCCCACTGATCGGGATGCACGAGAAGACCCTCCTGAAGCGACTTACCCAAGGTCCGTGGAGACTGGTCGAGCTCTGGACGATTGCCCAGGTCATCGGATGTTCGCCTCGGAGTCTCGTGACCGGCGAGGTGGCGGCATGA
- a CDS encoding PD-(D/E)XK nuclease-like domain-containing protein — protein MTGSNDICDITDLDREICDHCRKKDIPPLAAPTAPGLYPDLPEDVYHSDPNSLSSTGVRQLVKPGGPAKHRFSVREDNDDFDIGTAAHTLLLGAGAGIEVVDAKTWQSAAAKTAKAKARAEGKTPLLTKQYEATKKMVDAAMARTEVAELINGEGVAEMSAYAMDPETWVMLRARFDYIIFGPDKHVTVVDYKTSKDAAPKAFERSAVSYGYHIQEAHYRRVLASLGYVVDRFVFLVQEKAAPFLTSIHEFDTAAIEDADRVVTLGAKLFAQCSEADEWPGYGDHTHLMTLPLWASKEW, from the coding sequence GTGACCGGATCGAACGATATCTGCGATATCACCGACCTCGATCGGGAGATCTGCGACCACTGCCGCAAGAAGGACATCCCGCCCCTGGCGGCGCCGACCGCGCCCGGCCTGTACCCGGATCTCCCCGAGGACGTCTACCACAGCGACCCGAACAGCCTGTCCAGCACCGGCGTCCGCCAGCTGGTGAAGCCCGGCGGCCCCGCGAAGCATCGATTCAGTGTCCGCGAGGACAACGACGACTTCGATATCGGCACCGCCGCTCACACGCTGCTGCTCGGCGCCGGCGCCGGTATCGAGGTGGTGGACGCGAAGACATGGCAGTCGGCCGCAGCCAAGACCGCGAAGGCGAAAGCCCGCGCCGAGGGCAAGACCCCTCTGCTGACCAAGCAGTACGAAGCGACCAAGAAGATGGTCGACGCGGCCATGGCCCGGACCGAGGTGGCGGAGCTGATCAACGGTGAAGGCGTCGCGGAGATGTCCGCGTATGCAATGGATCCGGAGACGTGGGTGATGCTGCGAGCCCGCTTCGACTACATCATCTTCGGCCCCGACAAGCACGTGACGGTCGTCGACTACAAAACCTCGAAGGACGCCGCACCGAAAGCGTTCGAGCGCAGCGCGGTCAGCTACGGCTACCACATCCAGGAAGCCCACTATCGCCGTGTGCTGGCGTCCCTGGGTTATGTGGTGGACCGGTTCGTGTTCCTCGTCCAGGAGAAGGCGGCGCCGTTCCTGACGAGCATCCACGAATTCGATACCGCCGCTATCGAGGACGCCGACCGGGTCGTGACCCTCGGCGCGAAATTGTTCGCCCAGTGCAGCGAGGCCGACGAATGGCCCGGCTACGGGGACCACACGCATCTGATGACGCTGCCCTTGTGGGCGAGTAAGGAGTGGTAA
- a CDS encoding DUF305 domain-containing protein yields the protein MFISRIRVLSVTAVAATALIVAGCGSDDSGSSAAPTPTPTSAMADMPGMPGMTGMHHGSTPATATRTDFDDDDVNFLTMMYPHHAQAVEMAKMVPTRSQNQELITLAANVEKAQAPEMEQFAALLNSFGKPAPAATMNHPMGGVMTHDQMTQLQHASGAEFDRMWLQMMIEHHQGAVDMANTEIANGTNVDAKTLAHNILTAQQAEIQQMRGMLGQS from the coding sequence ATGTTCATTTCTCGTATCCGCGTCCTGTCCGTCACCGCCGTCGCGGCCACCGCCCTGATCGTGGCCGGTTGCGGCAGTGACGACTCCGGCAGTTCCGCCGCGCCGACACCGACACCGACGTCGGCGATGGCCGATATGCCGGGTATGCCCGGCATGACGGGTATGCACCACGGCAGCACCCCCGCCACCGCGACCCGCACCGACTTCGACGACGACGACGTCAACTTCCTGACGATGATGTATCCGCATCACGCACAGGCGGTCGAGATGGCGAAAATGGTGCCGACCCGGTCGCAGAATCAGGAACTGATCACGCTGGCGGCGAATGTGGAGAAGGCACAGGCGCCGGAGATGGAGCAGTTCGCCGCCTTGCTGAACAGTTTCGGCAAACCCGCCCCCGCGGCCACCATGAACCATCCGATGGGCGGTGTGATGACTCACGATCAGATGACACAGCTGCAGCACGCCTCCGGCGCCGAGTTCGACCGGATGTGGTTGCAGATGATGATCGAGCACCACCAGGGTGCGGTGGATATGGCGAATACCGAGATCGCGAACGGGACGAATGTCGACGCGAAGACATTGGCCCACAACATCCTCACCGCGCAGCAGGCCGAAATTCAGCAGATGCGCGGGATGCTCGGGCAGAGCTGA
- a CDS encoding recombinase family protein, with protein MIRCGVYLRQSDDADDDELAVSRQWDEVVKFVCEPRGWEPVRYCDNDRTAVGDKRKLPDRDRMLRDVEAGRLQAIASWDLDRLYREPIDLEHIIGVADRYRTMLATVSGDVDLSTDNGRLFARIKGAVAKAETERRSARQKAKYRQLAEAGKNYSSRRPFGRHHDGTLHEVEAPALAEAYELILSGHTLHSICADWNRRGIKTTLGNEWRSPTQLSTVMKNPRNAGWKSYRRQILDEVEVGWDRIVSPDVWRAVNEVLSDPSRRPVDVARKHQLTGIALCGECALEDRHTTVKAAKTSSSKAQLIYRCRKCFRVTHLMSEVDDLIDALVIGRLSQPDAAELLIDQRHPDLDVKRSEAAALRERMKSAALMHADGDMTDEQFRVSTRRTKEKLAAIEQAIEDANRSRLFKGAVGLGAVKFPELHLDRRRAIIDSLMTITLLRRSLREPFDPNSVVVEWKGWPSD; from the coding sequence GTGATCCGATGCGGTGTCTACCTTCGGCAGTCCGACGACGCTGACGACGATGAGCTCGCGGTCTCCCGCCAGTGGGACGAAGTCGTGAAGTTCGTCTGCGAACCGCGGGGCTGGGAGCCGGTGCGCTACTGCGACAACGACCGCACCGCGGTCGGCGACAAGCGCAAGCTGCCAGACCGCGACCGGATGTTGCGTGATGTGGAGGCCGGTCGACTGCAGGCCATCGCGTCGTGGGATCTCGACAGGCTCTATCGCGAGCCGATCGACCTCGAGCACATCATCGGTGTCGCCGACCGCTACCGCACCATGCTCGCCACGGTATCGGGTGACGTGGACCTATCCACCGACAACGGCAGGTTGTTCGCGCGGATCAAAGGTGCGGTGGCGAAGGCCGAGACGGAGCGTCGTAGCGCGCGCCAGAAAGCGAAGTACCGGCAGCTCGCCGAAGCGGGGAAGAACTACAGCTCCCGGCGCCCGTTCGGCCGGCATCATGACGGCACGCTGCACGAGGTCGAAGCGCCGGCGCTCGCCGAGGCGTACGAGCTGATCTTGTCTGGGCATACGTTGCACAGCATCTGCGCCGATTGGAACCGGCGCGGGATCAAGACGACACTCGGGAACGAGTGGCGCTCGCCGACCCAACTGTCCACGGTGATGAAGAACCCGCGCAATGCCGGGTGGAAGTCCTACCGGCGGCAGATCCTCGATGAGGTCGAGGTGGGTTGGGACCGTATCGTTTCGCCGGATGTGTGGCGCGCTGTGAATGAGGTTCTGTCGGACCCGTCGAGGCGTCCTGTGGATGTGGCGCGCAAACATCAGCTCACGGGGATCGCGTTGTGTGGCGAGTGTGCACTGGAGGATCGGCACACGACCGTGAAGGCCGCGAAGACGTCTTCATCGAAGGCGCAGCTGATCTACCGGTGCCGGAAGTGTTTCCGTGTGACTCACCTGATGTCGGAGGTGGACGACCTCATCGATGCTCTGGTGATCGGTCGCCTGTCTCAGCCGGATGCGGCGGAGCTGCTGATCGATCAGCGGCATCCGGACTTGGATGTAAAGCGGTCGGAGGCGGCCGCATTGCGGGAGCGGATGAAGTCGGCGGCGCTGATGCACGCTGATGGCGACATGACCGACGAGCAGTTCAGGGTGTCGACGCGGCGTACGAAGGAGAAGCTGGCGGCGATCGAGCAGGCGATCGAGGATGCGAACCGGTCGCGGTTGTTCAAGGGGGCGGTCGGCCTCGGCGCGGTGAAATTCCCGGAGCTGCATCTGGATCGGCGCAGGGCGATTATCGACTCGCTGATGACGATTACGTTGTTGCGCAGGTCCCTTAGGGAGCCGTTCGATCCGAATTCAGTTGTCGTGGAATGGAAGGGCTGGCCGTCGGACTAA
- a CDS encoding AMIN-like domain-containing (lipo)protein, whose amino-acid sequence MRNRLALTVVAGLALLAGCSNENPNPATRVPPSAPVTSSPESNEPPPAGISPQQATPANDSRLTVTDVRIGHHPGFDRIVYQLGGTGGPPGWRVQYTDRAVQNGSGKELDIAGSSVLEVQILGTAYPWDSGVTPYEGPDPATDPSAPGIAGVYGTAAYEGTTQSFIGVNADRPPFSVTALDRPARLVVDIATG is encoded by the coding sequence ATGCGTAACAGGCTGGCATTGACAGTGGTCGCCGGGCTCGCACTGCTGGCGGGTTGCTCGAACGAGAACCCGAATCCGGCCACCAGGGTGCCGCCCAGCGCACCGGTCACCTCGAGTCCCGAGTCGAACGAGCCGCCGCCGGCGGGGATCTCGCCGCAGCAAGCCACACCCGCCAACGATTCGCGGCTCACGGTGACCGATGTGCGCATCGGCCACCATCCCGGATTCGACCGGATCGTCTATCAGTTGGGCGGCACCGGCGGTCCGCCCGGCTGGCGGGTGCAATACACCGACCGCGCGGTCCAGAACGGCAGCGGCAAGGAGCTCGATATCGCCGGCTCCTCGGTCCTCGAGGTGCAGATTCTGGGCACCGCCTATCCGTGGGACAGCGGTGTGACGCCCTACGAGGGCCCGGATCCGGCCACCGATCCGAGCGCGCCGGGTATCGCCGGGGTCTACGGCACCGCGGCCTACGAGGGGACGACCCAGTCGTTCATCGGGGTGAACGCCGATCGGCCGCCGTTCTCGGTGACCGCGCTCGACCGGCCCGCCCGGCTGGTGGTCGACATCGCCACCGGCTGA